From bacterium, one genomic window encodes:
- a CDS encoding SIS domain-containing protein: protein MSQTRPLPDRSESGGEVSDGGYTSAYLKEAAQICGALDNGQIDAAVEILAGVRERGGRLFVIGVGGSAANASHAVNDFRKIAGIEAYTPTDNVSELTARVNDEGWDTSFSFWLEGSHLRPEDAILVLSVGGGNAEKNVSMNIVRALELAQKVGAAVIGIVGRDGGHTAKVADACVLIPVVNPSTITPHTEAFQAVVWHLLVSHPTLRRNEMKWESSGV, encoded by the coding sequence ATGTCCCAGACCCGTCCTTTACCGGACCGTTCTGAGTCGGGAGGCGAAGTGAGCGACGGCGGCTACACATCTGCATACCTGAAAGAAGCGGCCCAGATCTGCGGCGCACTGGACAACGGGCAGATCGATGCCGCAGTCGAAATTCTGGCGGGCGTGCGCGAGCGCGGTGGTCGGCTCTTCGTCATCGGCGTGGGCGGCAGCGCCGCCAACGCGAGTCACGCAGTGAATGACTTCCGCAAGATCGCGGGTATCGAGGCGTATACACCCACCGACAATGTGTCGGAACTGACGGCGCGGGTGAACGACGAGGGCTGGGATACGTCCTTCTCCTTCTGGTTGGAGGGAAGTCACCTGCGTCCGGAAGATGCCATCCTCGTGCTTTCCGTTGGTGGCGGAAATGCGGAAAAGAACGTGAGCATGAACATCGTGCGTGCTCTGGAACTCGCCCAGAAGGTAGGCGCCGCGGTCATCGGAATCGTAGGCCGGGACGGAGGTCACACTGCCAAGGTGGCCGATGCCTGCGTTCTTATTCCGGTTGTGAATCCGTCGACGATCACACCCCATACCGAGGCCTTCCAGGCGGTCGTCTGGCATCTGCTGGTGTCCCACCCGACCCTGAGACGCAATGAGATGAAATGGGAGTCGAGCGGGGTCTGA
- a CDS encoding alpha-ketoacid dehydrogenase subunit beta: protein MGERELHYADALNEALDICMRRDERVILMGLGAPDVSGIFGSTTGLLEKHGPERVFETPISENAMTGVLLGAGLVGIRPVMTHVRQEFAMPAMEQIVNQAAKWHYMFGGQASVPMVMRMIIGRGWGQGSQHSQSMHAWFAHVPGLRVLLPATPYDAKGLLISAIEDENPVVILEHRWLYKTFGPVPEGHYRVPIGEPNLIHPGKDVTIVSSSYMTLEATKAVRSLADDGVEAELIDLRSIQPLDDAMILESVRKTGRLVVCDHANRNASFAAEIITRVVEQALDTLKAPPVRITLPHSPTPTTRALSNYYYPTDGHIVAAAKRLMGLPSEDPFASVAPEDTLDVPDPSFTGPF, encoded by the coding sequence ATGGGTGAGCGCGAGCTTCACTACGCAGATGCACTGAACGAAGCCCTCGACATCTGCATGCGGCGCGACGAACGCGTCATTCTCATGGGCCTGGGTGCGCCCGACGTGAGCGGCATCTTCGGCTCCACGACCGGACTGCTGGAAAAGCACGGCCCCGAGCGGGTATTCGAAACACCCATTAGCGAAAACGCCATGACCGGCGTGCTACTCGGCGCGGGACTAGTGGGCATTCGCCCGGTCATGACGCACGTCCGCCAGGAGTTCGCGATGCCTGCCATGGAGCAGATCGTGAACCAGGCCGCCAAGTGGCACTACATGTTCGGCGGCCAGGCAAGCGTTCCGATGGTCATGCGCATGATCATCGGACGAGGCTGGGGTCAGGGCTCCCAGCACTCGCAGAGCATGCACGCCTGGTTCGCGCACGTACCGGGATTGCGCGTGCTCCTTCCGGCGACGCCCTACGACGCCAAGGGTCTGCTGATTTCCGCCATCGAGGATGAAAACCCGGTGGTCATCCTCGAACATCGCTGGCTCTACAAGACGTTCGGGCCAGTACCCGAGGGTCACTACCGCGTGCCGATCGGTGAACCCAACCTGATTCACCCCGGCAAAGACGTGACCATCGTCAGCAGCTCGTACATGACACTCGAAGCGACAAAGGCGGTGAGGAGCCTGGCGGATGACGGGGTGGAGGCCGAGCTGATCGACCTGCGCAGCATCCAGCCGCTGGATGACGCGATGATTCTGGAGTCGGTTCGCAAGACCGGTCGGCTGGTGGTCTGTGACCACGCAAACCGCAACGCGAGCTTCGCCGCGGAGATCATTACGCGGGTGGTCGAGCAGGCTCTCGACACACTGAAGGCCCCCCCCGTGCGAATCACTCTGCCTCATTCGCCCACGCCCACGACCCGGGCGCTGTCGAACTACTACTATCCGACTGACGGCCACATCGTGGCCGCAGCGAAAAGACTGATGGGCCTGCCCAGCGAGGATCCCTTCGCTTCCGTGGCCCCCGAAGACACACTCGATGTCCCAGACCCGTCCTTTACCGGACCGTTCTGA
- a CDS encoding thiamine pyrophosphate-dependent dehydrogenase E1 component subunit alpha, producing the protein MFRTLLRIRRVEERLVALYPEQQIRCPTHFSIGQEAVAAGVCAHLSAKDLAMSAHRSHAHYLAKGGDLKAMVAELYGKATGCARGKGGSMHLIDRSVGFLGCVPIVGSTIPIAVGASFGSRLLGNSATTTIFFGDGAAETGVFAETLSFAALHKLPVLFVCENNLYSVLTPQSERQPHGRRIVDVAAGLGVPGEQVDGQDVETVFDVAGQMISRIRDGGGPGFLEFLTYRYLEHCGPLDDTRLGYRPPGEFEDWLERDPVRIETERLIAEKLIDAKAIERLESELALEIDDAVEFAQASPFPERAEMDASVFA; encoded by the coding sequence CTGTTCCGTACGCTGCTTCGCATCCGTCGTGTCGAGGAACGGCTCGTCGCGTTGTACCCGGAACAGCAGATTCGCTGCCCTACTCATTTCAGCATTGGCCAGGAAGCCGTCGCCGCCGGTGTTTGCGCCCATCTTTCAGCCAAGGACCTGGCGATGAGCGCACATCGCTCCCACGCCCACTATCTGGCGAAAGGCGGCGACCTGAAGGCGATGGTCGCTGAACTGTACGGCAAGGCTACCGGCTGCGCGCGCGGCAAAGGTGGATCGATGCACCTGATCGACCGCAGCGTCGGTTTCCTGGGCTGCGTCCCCATTGTGGGAAGCACCATCCCGATCGCAGTGGGAGCCTCATTCGGTTCGCGCCTGCTCGGAAACAGCGCAACGACGACCATCTTTTTCGGCGACGGCGCAGCCGAAACCGGAGTCTTTGCCGAAACCCTGAGTTTTGCCGCACTGCACAAGCTGCCGGTGCTCTTCGTATGCGAGAACAATCTGTACTCGGTGCTCACACCGCAATCCGAACGCCAGCCGCATGGGCGGCGCATCGTCGACGTTGCGGCCGGACTGGGAGTGCCGGGTGAGCAGGTGGATGGTCAGGATGTCGAGACAGTTTTCGATGTCGCGGGTCAAATGATCTCACGCATCCGTGACGGCGGTGGCCCAGGATTCCTGGAGTTCCTCACCTACCGCTACCTGGAGCACTGTGGACCACTCGACGATACGCGCCTGGGGTACCGACCGCCGGGCGAATTCGAAGACTGGCTTGAACGAGATCCAGTGCGAATCGAAACGGAACGCCTCATTGCAGAGAAGCTGATCGATGCGAAAGCGATCGAACGGCTAGAGAGCGAACTGGCGCTAGAAATCGACGATGCAGTCGAGTTTGCACAGGCGAGCCCTTTTCCGGAGCGTGCCGAAATGGACGCGTCGGTGTTCGCGTAG
- a CDS encoding UDP-glucose/GDP-mannose dehydrogenase family protein, with amino-acid sequence MTHLGLCSGVAAAELGFDVVAFDPDPAAIADLKRGAPPVREPSLTELMRSNATRLRFTSKAADLAICQVVVVAPDVPTDDQGRSDLSGIDALLSEVEANTPSETTRVVLSQVTPGFTRPRQRQAPLYYQVETLIFGRAMERALHPERLIVGCADPDAPLPAAYESFLRAFDCKILPMRYESAELAKIAINACLVSSISTANTLAEICEQIGAHWSEIVPALRLDARIGPHSYLEPGLGIAGGNLERDLATICALGEKAGTDTGVVRAWLANSRHRRDWALRSLHRHVLVGLENPQLAVWGLAYKRDTKSTKNSPSLALLEALPQVNARVFDPAVPASAAMPLDLEQADSALDACEGADALAIMTPWPEFTDIDPKQIASRLRGRFVLDPYRTLDAERCSDAGLEYCTLGEPDSEAAGPPLRLKNLDPTR; translated from the coding sequence ATGACGCACCTGGGCCTGTGCTCGGGAGTCGCGGCCGCAGAGCTCGGCTTCGACGTCGTGGCCTTCGATCCCGATCCGGCCGCGATCGCCGACCTGAAACGCGGCGCCCCCCCTGTGCGCGAGCCCTCGTTGACCGAACTGATGCGTTCGAACGCCACCCGATTGCGCTTCACCTCAAAAGCAGCCGACCTGGCGATCTGCCAGGTCGTTGTAGTCGCACCCGACGTGCCCACCGACGATCAGGGACGGAGTGACCTCTCCGGCATCGATGCGCTGCTTTCGGAGGTCGAGGCAAACACTCCGTCGGAGACCACGCGGGTCGTGCTCAGTCAGGTCACACCGGGGTTTACGCGACCTCGCCAGCGCCAGGCCCCACTCTACTACCAGGTGGAAACGCTGATCTTCGGACGTGCGATGGAAAGAGCGCTCCACCCCGAGCGCTTGATCGTCGGTTGCGCGGATCCGGATGCGCCGCTTCCTGCCGCGTACGAGAGTTTCCTCCGGGCGTTCGACTGCAAGATCCTGCCGATGCGCTACGAAAGCGCGGAACTGGCGAAGATCGCGATCAACGCGTGCCTTGTGAGTTCAATCAGTACTGCAAACACTCTCGCCGAAATCTGCGAACAGATCGGCGCGCACTGGTCGGAGATCGTACCCGCGCTGCGACTCGACGCGCGGATCGGTCCGCACTCGTACCTGGAGCCGGGACTGGGCATCGCCGGTGGAAACCTGGAGCGTGATCTCGCCACGATCTGTGCACTGGGCGAAAAGGCGGGAACCGACACGGGCGTGGTGCGCGCCTGGCTCGCAAACAGTCGACACCGACGCGACTGGGCATTGCGCAGTTTGCACAGGCACGTTCTCGTCGGTCTCGAGAACCCACAACTGGCCGTCTGGGGCCTGGCCTACAAGCGCGATACGAAATCCACCAAGAACTCGCCATCCCTGGCGCTACTCGAGGCGCTTCCGCAGGTGAATGCGCGGGTTTTCGACCCGGCCGTACCCGCGAGTGCCGCGATGCCTCTGGATCTTGAACAGGCGGACTCCGCTTTGGACGCATGTGAGGGCGCCGATGCGCTCGCGATCATGACGCCCTGGCCTGAGTTCACCGACATTGATCCGAAACAGATCGCCAGCCGCTTGCGCGGGCGTTTCGTACTCGATCCCTATCGAACTCTCGACGCTGAGCGCTGCTCTGACGCAGGACTGGAGTACTGCACACTAGGCGAGCCCGATAGCGAAGCTGCAGGTCCTCCGCTACGGTTGAAGAACCTTGATCCCACCAGGTAA
- a CDS encoding Gfo/Idh/MocA family oxidoreductase: protein MRVVVVGLGVQGRKRLKIAGDSVVATVDPVLSDADHRSLKDLPLDSYDAALLCVPDDAKLELLAYLLEAGKHVLVEKPLLGTDVELGALEALSARSHAVCYTAYNHRFEPHFVRLKELLDSGKLGDLYLVRMFYGNGTARDVRSSGWRDQGAGVIPDLGSHLLDTMLFWLGEPGRSFELRAAHRFENRAFDHFTAASAGIPAIEIEATLVSWRNHMTVDVYGEHGSAHIESLCKWGPSRFTERERVLPSGRPPEHSVVLTQADPTWELEYRFFRDLCDSGRPGNIANDRWIARELQRLSEAALDSDAS, encoded by the coding sequence ATGAGGGTCGTCGTCGTCGGCCTGGGCGTGCAGGGCCGCAAGCGACTGAAAATCGCCGGCGACAGCGTAGTGGCGACGGTCGATCCGGTGCTGTCGGACGCGGACCACCGCTCGCTCAAAGACCTGCCACTCGATTCCTATGACGCGGCGCTCCTCTGCGTACCCGATGACGCGAAACTGGAACTCCTCGCCTATCTACTCGAGGCCGGGAAGCACGTGCTGGTCGAAAAGCCCCTGCTGGGCACGGACGTGGAACTCGGAGCACTCGAGGCTCTGTCCGCACGTTCCCACGCCGTGTGCTACACGGCCTACAACCACCGCTTTGAACCCCACTTCGTGCGCTTGAAGGAACTGCTCGATTCGGGAAAGCTCGGCGATCTGTACCTGGTGCGCATGTTCTACGGCAACGGGACGGCCCGAGACGTGCGCTCGTCGGGCTGGCGCGATCAAGGCGCTGGCGTGATTCCCGATCTGGGATCACATCTGCTCGACACCATGCTCTTCTGGCTGGGCGAGCCGGGTCGCTCGTTCGAGTTGCGCGCTGCGCATCGCTTCGAGAACCGCGCCTTCGACCACTTCACTGCTGCATCTGCGGGAATACCGGCGATCGAAATCGAAGCAACGCTGGTATCCTGGCGCAACCACATGACGGTCGACGTGTACGGAGAACACGGCAGTGCGCACATCGAGTCGCTGTGCAAATGGGGACCGAGCCGCTTCACCGAACGCGAGCGCGTGCTGCCCAGCGGCCGACCGCCTGAGCATTCCGTCGTGCTGACGCAGGCCGATCCGACCTGGGAGCTGGAGTACCGATTTTTCCGGGATCTGTGCGATTCGGGAAGACCGGGGAACATCGCGAACGACCGCTGGATCGCGCGAGAACTGCAGCGTCTCTCGGAGGCGGCTCTCGACTCCGACGCCTCGTGA
- a CDS encoding adenylyltransferase/cytidyltransferase family protein — MKLDIGAEFRHKIKTSAEIIEKVGARPRQQKVIMCHGTFDVVHPGHIRHLLYARSKADVLIASMTSDSHISKANFRPYVPEELRAMNLAALEMVDFVVIDRTPTALENLRAIQPDYFAKGYEYVDGGVHPKTQEEMDVLESYGGEIIFTPGDIVYSSSKFIENSPPNLSTENLVTLMEAEDISFDDLRSALDACRSVRAHVVGDVIVDSLTYCSLIGSNAKTPTFSVRYESKNRFAGGAAVVAKHLRAAGAEVTLSTVMGDDEMREFVLDDLAEAGVKCDPIVDPTRPTTVKDAFIAGGYRLLKVDTLDNRTISDKILEELCARTSDTSCDAVVFSDFRHGIFDRVTCPRLIEAIPERAFRVADSQVASRWGNILDFPGFDLITPNEKEARFALADQDSVVRPLALDLFQRSKTKTLILKLGSRGALVYREREIGDMRAFFVINSFADTVVDAVGAGDALLAYSTLALKATGVEVIAATLGSLAAAIECERDGNIPVTPNDLLEKIDQIQRRAEYAVE; from the coding sequence ATGAAGCTCGACATCGGAGCCGAGTTCCGCCACAAGATCAAGACGTCGGCCGAGATCATCGAAAAGGTCGGGGCCCGACCCAGGCAGCAGAAGGTGATCATGTGTCACGGCACCTTCGACGTAGTGCATCCCGGACATATCCGTCACCTGCTCTACGCGCGCAGCAAGGCGGATGTGCTGATCGCGAGCATGACCTCCGACTCGCACATCTCCAAGGCAAACTTCCGCCCCTATGTGCCGGAAGAACTGCGGGCCATGAACCTCGCAGCACTCGAGATGGTTGATTTCGTGGTCATCGATCGAACTCCGACGGCCCTGGAGAACCTGCGCGCGATACAGCCCGACTACTTCGCGAAGGGGTACGAATACGTCGACGGTGGCGTGCACCCCAAGACCCAAGAAGAAATGGACGTGCTGGAATCGTACGGAGGGGAGATCATCTTCACTCCGGGCGATATCGTCTACTCGTCGTCCAAGTTCATCGAAAACTCTCCACCCAATCTGTCGACCGAGAACCTGGTCACACTGATGGAAGCGGAGGACATCTCTTTCGACGATCTGCGCTCGGCTCTCGACGCCTGCCGTAGCGTGCGCGCGCACGTTGTAGGCGATGTGATCGTCGATAGCCTGACCTACTGCAGTCTGATCGGGAGCAACGCCAAGACGCCGACCTTCAGCGTGCGCTACGAGAGCAAGAATCGTTTCGCGGGAGGCGCCGCCGTCGTGGCAAAGCACCTGCGCGCCGCAGGAGCAGAGGTCACCTTGTCCACGGTGATGGGCGACGACGAGATGCGCGAGTTCGTACTCGACGACCTTGCGGAAGCGGGAGTGAAGTGTGACCCGATCGTCGATCCGACGCGTCCCACAACGGTAAAAGACGCCTTCATCGCCGGCGGCTATCGCCTGCTGAAAGTCGACACGCTCGACAACCGTACGATTTCGGACAAGATTCTCGAGGAGCTCTGCGCACGCACCTCCGACACCTCGTGCGATGCAGTCGTTTTCAGCGATTTCCGTCACGGCATCTTCGATCGCGTTACCTGCCCACGACTGATCGAGGCCATCCCGGAAAGGGCGTTCCGCGTCGCGGACAGCCAGGTCGCCAGTCGCTGGGGGAACATCCTCGACTTCCCCGGTTTCGATTTGATCACGCCCAACGAAAAGGAAGCGCGCTTCGCACTGGCCGATCAGGATTCGGTCGTGAGACCGCTCGCGCTCGATCTCTTCCAGCGCTCGAAGACCAAGACGCTGATCCTCAAGCTCGGATCCCGAGGCGCTCTGGTCTATCGAGAGCGCGAAATCGGAGATATGCGAGCGTTCTTCGTCATCAATAGCTTTGCCGATACGGTGGTCGACGCCGTCGGTGCCGGTGACGCGCTTCTCGCGTACTCGACGCTTGCGCTCAAGGCCACCGGGGTCGAAGTCATCGCCGCGACACTGGGTTCGCTGGCCGCTGCGATCGAATGCGAGCGCGACGGAAACATCCCCGTGACACCGAACGATCTGCTCGAGAAGATCGACCAGATCCAGCGCCGCGCGGAATACGCCGTAGAATGA
- a CDS encoding NAD-dependent epimerase/dehydratase family protein: MVDLLLSNDFEVRVIDNLVGGRESNLVHHGDDSRLSLEKTDIRSLSPEGAIFRGAKYVFHFAGIGDIVPSIERPIDYMSVNVQGTVQVLECARAAAVDKLVYAASSSCYGLADVPTTESHPISPEYPYALSKYQGEQAVFHWHSVYGLPVNSIRIFNAYGIRSRTTGAYGAVFGVFLRQKLAGKPLTVVGDGTQTRDFVYVTDIAQAFLAAAQRGRLGEVFNVGAGRPQSVNRLVELLGGDVVHIPKRPGEPDCTFADISKISKDLGWKPEVRFEEGVARILERIEDWQDAPLWDPDSISAATATWFENLDRRSPK; the protein is encoded by the coding sequence ATGGTCGATCTCCTCCTCTCGAATGACTTCGAGGTGCGGGTCATCGACAACCTGGTTGGCGGGCGAGAATCCAACCTGGTCCATCACGGCGACGACTCGCGGCTGAGTCTGGAGAAAACCGACATCCGCAGCTTGTCGCCCGAAGGCGCGATTTTCCGCGGCGCAAAGTACGTATTTCACTTCGCCGGCATCGGCGACATCGTACCGTCGATCGAGCGCCCCATCGACTACATGTCGGTAAACGTACAGGGCACTGTACAGGTACTCGAATGCGCCAGAGCGGCCGCCGTAGACAAACTGGTCTACGCAGCTTCGTCTTCGTGCTACGGCCTGGCGGATGTACCGACCACGGAGTCACATCCGATCTCACCCGAATACCCCTATGCGCTGAGCAAGTATCAGGGTGAGCAGGCGGTCTTCCACTGGCACAGCGTGTACGGGCTTCCCGTCAACTCGATCCGCATCTTCAACGCGTACGGCATCCGCTCGAGAACGACGGGGGCATACGGTGCAGTGTTCGGCGTCTTCCTGCGCCAGAAACTCGCAGGGAAACCACTCACCGTCGTCGGCGACGGCACCCAGACTCGGGACTTCGTCTATGTGACGGACATCGCGCAGGCCTTCCTCGCGGCGGCGCAGCGCGGGCGACTGGGCGAGGTCTTCAATGTAGGCGCGGGCCGCCCGCAATCCGTGAATCGCCTCGTCGAATTGCTCGGAGGTGACGTCGTACACATCCCGAAACGACCCGGCGAGCCTGATTGCACATTCGCCGATATCTCAAAGATCTCGAAGGATCTGGGCTGGAAGCCGGAGGTTCGCTTCGAGGAAGGTGTGGCACGGATCCTCGAACGAATCGAGGATTGGCAAGACGCACCGCTTTGGGATCCGGATTCGATCTCGGCGGCAACCGCGACCTGGTTCGAGAACCTCGACCGGAGGAGCCCGAAATGA
- a CDS encoding SDR family oxidoreductase, whose protein sequence is MVVKVLVTGGAGYVGCVLTPQLLDAGYEVVVYDRLIFGSEGLPSSDRLEIVEGDIRDTTKLAESMQGVDAVLHLACISNDPSFELDEGLSKTINYDCFEPLVVAAKEAGVRRFVYCSTSSVYGVSEAPDVTEDHPLVPLTLYNKFKGMCEPLLKKHLADDFTGVIIRPATICGYSPRQRLDLSVNILTNHAVNRRKITVFGGAQRRPNLHINDMADAYQMFLEAPADKIQGETFNIGFQNHSIADLAEIVRKVVEAEIPDGGPIDIVTESSDDLRSYHINSDKVRRVLDFAPKRSAEDAVRDLCRAFKAGKLPNSMDDDAYYNVRWMQARAVN, encoded by the coding sequence ATAGTCGTGAAGGTTCTGGTGACAGGTGGTGCCGGGTATGTGGGTTGCGTCCTGACACCGCAACTACTGGATGCGGGTTACGAGGTGGTCGTCTACGACCGTCTGATCTTCGGAAGTGAGGGTCTCCCGTCGAGTGATCGCCTGGAGATCGTCGAGGGCGACATCCGGGATACGACGAAGCTGGCCGAGTCCATGCAAGGAGTCGATGCCGTTTTGCACCTGGCGTGCATCTCCAACGACCCGAGCTTCGAACTCGACGAGGGATTGAGCAAGACGATCAACTACGATTGCTTCGAACCGCTGGTCGTCGCCGCGAAAGAGGCCGGAGTGCGTCGCTTCGTGTACTGCTCGACGAGCTCCGTATACGGCGTAAGCGAAGCACCCGACGTGACCGAGGACCACCCGCTGGTTCCGCTCACGCTGTACAACAAGTTCAAGGGCATGTGCGAGCCGCTACTCAAGAAGCACCTGGCGGATGACTTCACGGGCGTGATCATTCGGCCAGCCACGATCTGCGGCTACAGCCCTCGCCAGCGTCTCGATCTGTCGGTGAACATCCTCACGAACCACGCGGTCAACCGACGGAAGATCACGGTCTTCGGCGGAGCGCAGCGTCGGCCGAACCTGCACATCAACGATATGGCCGATGCCTACCAGATGTTCCTGGAAGCTCCCGCGGACAAGATCCAGGGCGAGACCTTCAATATCGGCTTCCAGAATCACTCGATTGCCGATCTCGCAGAAATCGTGCGCAAGGTCGTAGAGGCAGAAATCCCAGACGGCGGGCCAATCGACATCGTGACAGAGAGCAGCGATGACTTGCGCTCGTATCACATCAATTCCGACAAAGTGCGTCGCGTACTGGATTTTGCACCGAAACGATCTGCAGAAGATGCAGTTCGCGATCTGTGCAGGGCCTTCAAAGCAGGCAAGCTGCCCAATAGCATGGATGACGATGCCTACTACAACGTCCGCTGGATGCAGGCCCGGGCGGTAAACTGA
- a CDS encoding NAD-dependent epimerase/dehydratase family protein, with the protein MLEHLNVEPKLASRTVVLGAGGFVGGAITRRLRAAGAETVGLSRPDLDLQAPGAGEQLAGLLRESDALVCVAAIAPVKNIGMLKDNLTIIETIRTAIAAQPVSHIVNIGSDAIYADSREPLGESSSASPGSLHGIMHLTREVILAEAAGETPFTTLRPTLIYGIDDPHNGYGPNRFRRLAAQGAEIVLFGEGEEQRDHVWVEDVADLALRILSHRSRGVLNAATGSLISFREAAERVISHFGQTVAIKASPRSGPMPHDGYRPFDPTATYEAFPEFRYTPPDAGFAKVHAQLAGAD; encoded by the coding sequence ATGCTGGAGCATCTGAACGTCGAACCGAAGCTGGCCTCGCGCACGGTCGTGCTGGGGGCGGGCGGCTTCGTGGGCGGCGCCATCACTCGGCGATTGCGGGCCGCTGGCGCCGAAACCGTCGGGCTCTCCCGTCCAGACCTCGATCTGCAGGCCCCGGGCGCGGGCGAACAACTCGCCGGGTTGCTTCGGGAATCGGACGCGCTGGTGTGCGTCGCCGCCATCGCGCCGGTCAAGAATATCGGGATGTTGAAGGACAATCTGACGATCATCGAGACGATCCGTACCGCGATCGCTGCTCAGCCGGTCTCTCATATCGTCAATATCGGCTCCGATGCGATCTACGCGGATTCAAGGGAACCGCTTGGCGAGAGTTCGAGCGCCTCGCCCGGTAGCCTGCACGGCATCATGCATTTGACGCGGGAAGTCATTCTCGCTGAAGCGGCCGGCGAAACGCCCTTCACCACACTCAGGCCCACACTCATCTACGGCATCGATGATCCGCACAACGGCTACGGTCCCAATCGGTTCCGCCGTCTGGCCGCCCAGGGAGCCGAGATCGTCCTCTTTGGTGAGGGGGAGGAACAGCGCGATCACGTCTGGGTTGAGGATGTCGCGGATCTCGCACTACGCATTCTCTCCCATCGCAGCAGAGGGGTGCTCAACGCAGCAACGGGCTCGCTGATTTCGTTCAGAGAGGCAGCAGAGCGAGTCATTTCTCATTTCGGGCAAACCGTGGCGATCAAGGCAAGCCCGCGCTCGGGCCCGATGCCCCACGACGGCTATCGGCCGTTTGATCCCACAGCGACTTATGAGGCTTTTCCGGAGTTTCGCTACACACCGCCCGACGCGGGATTTGCGAAAGTGCACGCGCAGTTGGCGGGTGCCGATTGA
- a CDS encoding class I SAM-dependent methyltransferase — MGSEVDLLRSLPKTQRNLARRESAKDPEVVRISKQFGEMYFDGPREYGYGGYRYDGRWVPVAKDMIAHFDLKPGQRVLDVGCAKGFLVKDLMDAMPGLEVFGVDISEYALSNCHPDVVGRLQLGSVEHLPFPEGRFDCVISLDCVHNLPRDRAKTALGEIQRLSAGRAFVRVDSYHTAEQKAVFESWVLTAAFHDYPQGWLDLFEEAGYTGDYAWTIIS; from the coding sequence ATGGGCAGTGAAGTCGATCTTCTGCGCTCTTTGCCGAAGACCCAGCGCAATCTCGCGCGTCGCGAGTCTGCCAAGGATCCGGAGGTCGTGCGCATCTCGAAACAGTTCGGCGAGATGTACTTCGACGGGCCGCGCGAGTACGGCTATGGCGGCTATCGCTACGACGGCCGGTGGGTGCCGGTGGCAAAGGACATGATCGCTCACTTTGATCTCAAACCCGGACAGCGGGTCCTCGATGTGGGCTGTGCCAAGGGCTTTCTGGTCAAGGACCTGATGGATGCGATGCCGGGGCTGGAGGTCTTCGGGGTCGATATTTCCGAGTACGCTCTGTCGAATTGCCATCCAGATGTAGTCGGGCGCCTGCAGCTCGGCAGCGTCGAGCATCTGCCTTTCCCGGAGGGTCGTTTTGATTGTGTTATCTCACTGGATTGCGTACACAATCTGCCCCGTGACAGGGCCAAAACTGCTCTTGGGGAAATTCAGAGGCTGTCGGCGGGACGGGCTTTCGTGCGCGTCGATAGTTATCACACCGCCGAACAGAAGGCGGTATTCGAAAGCTGGGTTCTGACCGCAGCATTCCACGACTATCCACAGGGATGGCTCGACCTGTTCGAGGAAGCGGGATATACCGGCGATTACGCTTGGACGATCATATCGTGA